The following coding sequences lie in one Capsicum annuum cultivar UCD-10X-F1 chromosome 5, UCD10Xv1.1, whole genome shotgun sequence genomic window:
- the LOC107872148 gene encoding uncharacterized mitochondrial protein AtMg00810-like — protein MDAETSFSPIAPPVFNGDNYQVWAVRMETYLDSLDLWEVVEEDYNVPTLPNNPTMAQIKAHKEKKKKNNVRLVEEFKKKMLQVFEMTDLGLMTYFLGMEIKQSCNEIFICQKKYAREILKKFHMENCKVTSTPMNPKEKLSKEDGTDRVDEGNFRSLIGCLMYLTTTRPDIPFVVSFLSRFMHCSTKMHFQVAKRIIRYIKGTVEYGDKFKKCENFKLYGFSDSDLARSTDDMKSISGYCFSLGSGIFSWCSKKKETMAQSTIEAEFIAAITAINQSSKSNLMAKKNIF, from the exons ATGGATGCAGAAACCAGTTTCTCACCAATTGCTCCGCCGGTCTTTAATGGAGATAACTATCAGGTTTGGGCAGTACGAATGGAGACATACTTGGATTCTTTAGATCTATGGGAAGTTGTGGAAGAGGATTATAATGTTCCAACCCTACCGAATAATCCCACCATGGCTCAGATTAAAGCAcacaaggaaaagaagaaaaa GAACAATGTGCGGCTGGTTGAAGAGTTTAAGAAGAAAATGTTGCAAGTATTTGAGATGACAGACCTAGGACTAATGACATACTTTCTAGGGATGGAAATCAAGCAAAGTTGCAATGAAATCTTTATCTGCCAAAAGAAGTATGCTAGGGAGATACTAAAGAAATTCCATATGGAAAATTGCAAGGTAACAAGCACACCTATGAATCCAAAAGAGAAGTTGAGCAAAGAGGATGGAACTGATAGAGTTGATGAAGGAAACTTCAGAAGCTTGATTGGATGCTTGATGTATCTCACTACTACACGACCCGATATTCCATTTGTTGTAAGTTTTTTGTCTAGGTTTATGCATTGTTCTACTAAAATGCATTTCCAAGTAGCAAAAAGAATTATAAGATACATCAAAGGTACTGTCGAGTATGGGGACAAATTCAAAAAGTGTGAGAATTTTAAGTTGTATGGATTCTCAGATAGTGATTTGGCCAGATCGACTGATGACATGAAAAGTATATCAGGATATTGCTTCAGTCTGGGATCAGGGATTTTCTCTTGGTGTTCCAAGAAGAAGGAAACTATGGCACAGTCCACGATAGAGGCTGAATTCATTGCAGCAATAACAGCAATAAATCAAAGCAGTAAATCAAACCTTATggctaagaaaaatattttctga